The DNA region TAAGCCAAGTCATCACTTTCTGAACACAGGAGCATGCATACCTATAGCTAGCATGATCAACATTCAAACACATACACCTAATGAGCttacaacaacatatgaacaggAAATCAGGTAGGTGAAAACATGATTAGGTAGACCCTAGGTTATATCACACATGATTGACCAAAGCTGAACAGATATAACTAAGCTAAGAAATTCTAGGTTAAACTGActcataaataattaaatttgAACACATAGGCCATACTTTAAGCAATCATAAACCAAAAGGAGCATAGCCTAACAAGGTAACTCAGACCAACTAATTATGAAGAATTTGAACACACATCTATATAATTAACAGGTTATTCATCTAAATTAACTCATAACTAATCAAATGACATACAAGTGAGTGCTTAAAGCCTACATGGTTAGTCTTTAAGTGCACTCAAGACTAGACAATTATAGAATTAAATAAAACATGATTAAACTAAGATAAAACCAGcatcataaaactaaaacatcacAAATAACCACAACATCAAGCCATATAAGCAGTAAACACCTAACTGACTAAAATGAACTAAAATAACTAGGGAAGGAAAATCACCTCTTTGATGTGCAACCTAGTCAAAAATGAACTTTAAGAAGGTCTTCTTCCACCCTCGGCCACATGCAAAGAATAAAAATTTTAAACTTTAACTTAATcgaaaaattaaaggtttctaagCAAAATTGCCAAAACCTTAGCtaattcaatttatttattttttaaaatgcaagTGATGTTTTTCTTTTGTTGGCCCTTAAAACAGCGaattggggttctatttatagaaatcCCCAAATCTCAAACCCTAATTCTCGAATCGATGTGGGACAAGCTCAATTTTGTGAGATTCAAGTCTTATTTTGAGCATTAATGGTCCAGATTCGAGTATTCAAGTGAATAGTAGGTCAGATTTAAACCATAACAAGTCAATCCTCTTGGTTCTTCAAGAATCAAtaacaatcaaagattcaaatTCACAAACGACCAAAAACAATTAAGACAAAGCAGAGTATTACCGTTTGAgactaaaaaaataaagaaaataatggAAAAAGGGCGATACAGTACCTCGTTTGGGGTGGTGTTAGGTGAGAGAAGGTGGAAGCATATATTGTTTCCCCTTCTCAGCCTTGAAAAATACTAAAAAGGCATCGTACACCTGCCATGCTTCCTTATTTAGGGAGGATGGCGAGGAGAGAGTGGAAGGAGagagaggcggctagggttttctccaaagAGAAACCCTTTTCTCATACTCtaagggtcgtttggttgctaAATAAGGAAATGAAGGGGGTATTCCCTCCTTAAACGTATTCGTGGGCCGGGTCATGGTCTTAATGGACCGGGCCCGACTAATTTAAAGGATAAAGGGGCagtccatatatacatatatataccttatatacatgtatacatatgtatattcgagtatatgtatgtatatatgtaggaAGACTAAAAGTACTTAATTTAATAAATGGCCGCAATTAAACTGATTAATGATTTTAACCTTTAATTAATGACCAAATCAACTTAATTAACCAATTAGCCAAATTAATGGATATGTTTAAATACACAAAAGGACTTGAATTGCAAATATGGCCTCAAATAAACCAAATCAAGAGATTGATTATTTTAATTATGGTCTCAATTTGATTATTTTAATTATGGCCTCAATTTGACTAATCAATTGATTGTTTCAATTGTAGCCGTAATCAAACACTTAATAAGCAGATTCACAAATATAACCATAACTAATTATTTAAATCAATTATGATTAATTTGAGAATTGTCAATAGAATTTGATTATGCAGAATTTAaagtttgaggtgcaaaaatgatcatttattttaattaatcaattttcttgaattaaatgGAGTAAAATATTTGCTAAGTAATTTctgataatttaaacaattagATAAATAGTTATTTTGAACTATTAATCTTGATTGAATTTAGCAAAGCATCAtaattgttgtaaattaattcccaaatataatattatagaaattattttaccaaatgatAAGGGTAAAATTAATCTGCATAGTTTATAAAAATCATTCTGATTTTCTAAAAAGAATACATATTTTAATCCATTTAACATTCAAGTACTCtgagcaattaaaataaattatgggaggtcaaaaattaggtgtcaatagcgtgtaaattgaactagggatagggaatttgcatgcgtaataagaataaatagagcttgtccgattaatcgtttagctaatgaggatataaatataccctttagccttgcttagttgaatacggagaagtaaatgcgttcttgttacctctggcgacCTAGGAATATTGGccttatagtagcatctacaggcttgtgagcaactcgaaagatactcataaagttaacatcaacccgttaactagtaactcataggtagaacgatttgaagactcaactggattgttagtggtcatagccctagatctatctcttctccgataaaaatccactctttcttggttgaagttcattatttgttttcttttatttttatttagtttataaatataaatttggattttatttcttgtttatataattagcattagtttaatttagttgatggttaatcataagtctctgtgggtacgatatctggactttaaatcCGATATTACGTGTACGATcgtgtatacttgcgtgtgcgtttgggagcaacacatTGCAATTCCCAGTTTGTAATTATGTTTAGTGAATTAATCTAGTCAGTCAAGTTGGTTGATAATGTGTTTGTTCTATCCTCCTCATAATTAAATGGGATGTGATATTGTGTTCTCGCTTCATTATTCCAAAATTTAAAATACACAAAAATGTTATTCGAGAAACAGTATTCATGATACATTCCTTATGATAAAATATACATGCATTAGATGTAGATAAAACCGAAAACACTAAAAGAAAGATAGGACAATGGCGGGGCTtggtataattttttattttaaaaaaaaatgtcgaAAATCATTTTGGAAGAGGTTGATAAGGAGTCGCAACCAAGAAAAGGTCGTCTTTTCTGGCGGCAGTTACTCCAACCAATTCAGTCAAGTCCAAGTCTTTTGGCTCCATTCCAGTAGGGAGTTTCCAGTCGAAGTGATATAGCAATTGAGCCAACGGCAAATAAACATTAGCTAGACCAAAATTTATCCCGGGACAAATCCTCCTTCCACCACCAAAGGGAAGATATTCAAAATTATTACCAATAAAGTCCACAGAGCACTGCTCAAATCTCTCCGGCTTAAAGCTTTCTGCGTCATCCCAATATTTTGGATCTCTTCCCAATGCCCAAACGTTAACCATAACTTTTGTCTTCACAGGGATAGTGTAGCCGTTTATGTCTGTCTCTTCCCTACATTCTCTTGGGACCAAAAGTGGAACCGGTGGATTAAGTCTCAGAGTTTCTTTAACGACTAACTTTAAGTATTTCAACTCCTCGACATCATTTTCATCAAAAGTTTCTTTTCCTTTGAATGCATCTCTTACTTCTGCTTGAGCTTTCGCTAGTATAGTTGGATTTTTCATCATTTGCACCATAGCCCACACAAGTGTTGACGATGAAGTCTCTGTTCCGGCAGCAAACATGTCCTGCATTTATGACCAAGATACATAACTAATTAGTTACACTGCATGTGCTATTTTCCTTTTATAACTTTAGTTTTTAAAATATTCAAGTGGCTTGTCTACATAAGACTTGTGCAAAACTCTTTGCTCTATCTGAAAAAGAACTTTTAACTTTTCAATTCCCAACTTTTTTGTTTTACTAAAATAACATTAGGTAGTAGCTTTCAATTTGTGGTAATTGATCATGAATTTTTTTATATACTTTTTAAAACTTTCTATCAATGTATTTAAACCTTTTTCCTCTGATGCTCACTCATGTGTAACCGCTCTTGTAAGCAAAATTGCTACTCCTACCCGAAAAAAGTTTATTTTGTCTCACATAGTTGATACTAATTTTGTAAGGTGTTTTTTTCCCTCACAAGTGAGTGAACCCAAAAGTGTAAGATTTGGGTCCACCAATTAGTGAAATAAAAAGAAACTTCACACAACTAGTGTTAATTGTGTGAAACAACAAAATAAAGTTTTTTCTTTCTACTCGGAAACTAATTACTATATCAAGTCTCCAACTACCCAAAAAAATCATATTAATATGAATAAGGATAGAATGCTATTATGCAATACTTACAAAGATAATAgctttgatattgttgttggtgatAGGAAATTGAAGGCCTCCCTCATTCATAAGTCTTAGAAGGACATCAATTAGATCTTCACCTCCTAATGCACCATTGGTTTTCCCAATTGCAAGGTTCTTTTTGTGCTCATTGATGACATCCTCAACAATTGCATCTACCTTATGGTGAGCATTCATAATTTTACCCTCCATTCCAGTAAGCACATGGAGGAACTTCAATGATGGGAAAATGTCAGCCACATCAAACCCTCCTGCTAAGCCTATCACTTCTTTGATTAGTTGTATAAATTTGTCCTGTTCCTTGAACACTTTCCCAAATGCTGATCTACATGTCATGGAACTTGTGAACAAAAACAGCCTTTCAGTAAAATTAACCGGCTCACCGGATGATGACTGGATAAAATTAACTAGGCGATGCACTTCATCGCGTCTAATCGAGCTAAATGACCGGACATTCTTGGCACTCAGTACTTCCAAGACGCAAATTTTACGCATTTGTTTCCAGTAATCACCATAAGGACAAAACGCAAGGTCAGACCTGTTGTAACATACAATCTCCGGGGCCAAAAGTTTAGGCCTAGATGCGAACGCGATGTCATGAGTTTTTAGTACTTCTTTTGCCATATCAGGAGAAGTAACAACAACGGCAGAAACTTCACCAAGTTGAAGGTGCATAAGTGGTCCATATTTTTTGGCTAAATCTCTAAGGACGTGATGAGGAAGTCCACCAACCATATGAAACATACTTCCAAATAAAGGTAATTTCCATGGACCTGGAGGCAATTTTTTGGATTGGCTATTGGAGTTCTTCCATTTCCTTAGCAAAAATAGAAAGGACAGAAAAAGGAAGCTGGAAGCCAAGCTGAAGAATTGCATTTTGGGAGAGTTAATAACTAGTGTGTTCGGTGATGCTTTAAACTTGTGTTGCATATGCTCTTTTATAGGCTTATGGTTTGGCGAGAAATGGGATATGTATTTTCAGAAAGAAATAGACTAGTGATATTTTTCAGCAACTTTTGTTAGTCTATATCTGATCACAGCAGACTATGTTTACTATCTTCAGAGTCAAAACAATTCAGCTCACTCAAAGAACCATAATGGCCTAAACAAATGATATTTTTTGTGAACTAAAATATTTTGATGAACAAATATTGATATTTTTATCGCCATGCTGGGAAATAGATAGCCCATAAAGACTCTTAACTAAATATTCTAATAAGGCGGCGGCTAGAAAATTGATTTTATTAACGAAGAAGAAAGAGGAAAGAAATTTGTAGTTGCCACCATGGAATTCAATTGGTCCTACCTTGTACAATTTTGACTAATAAATAATTTCTACCGACAACATTATTGGCTAGACACATGTAAGATTCTTCGGTAAGTTTAAAAAATATACGCACGTTCTTTCTGACAAACTTGAGCGAAACTGCTTTATTTTGGGAGGATTTAAACTATATACGATCGGTAACGTATTCAGAATTTTTTTGTAAGCAATCTGGATATTCAAACAATAAAACAAATGAACAAATTAGAGACAAAATTCCGACATTATAAACGGAAGGTGCAAATATAACTTCAACTTTACGGTTTAAAGTAAATATATTCTTATTAAAAAAGTGGTCATATATATACTCT from Lycium barbarum isolate Lr01 chromosome 10, ASM1917538v2, whole genome shotgun sequence includes:
- the LOC132614420 gene encoding premnaspirodiene oxygenase, with product MQHKFKASPNTLVINSPKMQFFSLASSFLFLSFLFLLRKWKNSNSQSKKLPPGPWKLPLFGSMFHMVGGLPHHVLRDLAKKYGPLMHLQLGEVSAVVVTSPDMAKEVLKTHDIAFASRPKLLAPEIVCYNRSDLAFCPYGDYWKQMRKICVLEVLSAKNVRSFSSIRRDEVHRLVNFIQSSSGEPVNFTERLFLFTSSMTCRSAFGKVFKEQDKFIQLIKEVIGLAGGFDVADIFPSLKFLHVLTGMEGKIMNAHHKVDAIVEDVINEHKKNLAIGKTNGALGGEDLIDVLLRLMNEGGLQFPITNNNIKAIIFDMFAAGTETSSSTLVWAMVQMMKNPTILAKAQAEVRDAFKGKETFDENDVEELKYLKLVVKETLRLNPPVPLLVPRECREETDINGYTIPVKTKVMVNVWALGRDPKYWDDAESFKPERFEQCSVDFIGNNFEYLPFGGGRRICPGINFGLANVYLPLAQLLYHFDWKLPTGMEPKDLDLTELVGVTAARKDDLFLVATPYQPLPK